A genomic window from Brassica oleracea var. oleracea cultivar TO1000 chromosome C8, BOL, whole genome shotgun sequence includes:
- the LOC106311123 gene encoding transcription factor bHLH90-like, whose amino-acid sequence MMRGVERVKEFLRPLVDSRDWDFCVIWKLGDDPSRFIEWVGCCCSGSYIDKNIKHENVEEEEEERQKMGSICRDEHNKHHIRSLACEALCRFPLFIPLYPGIHGEVVMSNSPKWLVNSGPGSKQDIFRTRVLVPVRDGLVELFSFTMKPVDESMVDLIISRCNAFFEPFTEQTLPCGEQAPCLMNNKEEGVVMQDLTKENFKSKNLHSERKRRERINQRIYALRALVPVITKMNKNGTLSDAVDYISELLVEKQKLEDELSGINEVECRAEEEAVIANPEAEKVSSKLNKNVNNEVNLEVHETGEGDFLIRVAQEHKQDGFKRLIEAVDSCGLEIINVNVTRLDLTVMTILNVKANKYGITREDLRDLLFKMIITSVAVSVKHST is encoded by the exons ATGATGAGAGGTGTTGAGAGAGTGAAGGAGTTTCTTAGACCCTTGGTTGATTCCAGAGACTGGGACTTTTGTGTTATCTGGAAACTCGGTGATGATCCTTCTAG GTTTATTGAGTGGGTGGGATGCTGCTGCAGTGGTAGTTATATTGATAAGAACATTAAGCATGAAAATGTGGAAGAAGAAGAAGAAGAGAGACAAAAGATGGGGTCTATTTGCAGAGATGAACACAACAAGCATCATATAAGAAGCCTAGCTTGTGAAGCTCTTTGTCGTTTTCCTCTCTTCATACCTCTCTATCCCGG GATTCATGGAGAAGTAGTCATGTCAAACTCTCCCAAATGGCTGGTTAATTCAGGCCCAGGATCTAAACAG GATATATTCAGAACAAGGGTTCTTGTCCCTGTGCGTGATGGTCTAGTTGAGCTTTTCTCCTTCACAAT GAAACCGGTTGATGAAAGCATGGTTGATCTAATCATATCGCGTTGTAACGCCTTCTTTGAGCCATTCACTGAACAAACACTCCCATGTGGAGAACAAGCGCCGTGTTTGATGAACAACAAGGAAGAGGGTGTGGTGATGCAAGACCTGACAAAGGAAAACTTCAAATCAAAGAATCTTCATTCAGAGAGAAAAAGAAGAGAGAGGATTAATCAGAGAATCTATGCTCTAAGAGCCCTAGTCCCTGTTATTACAAAG ATGAATAAAAATGGAACTCTTAGTGATGCGGTTGACTACATCAGTGAACTGCTAGTGGAGAAGCAGAAACTTGAAGATGAGCTGAGTGGAATCAACGAGGTGGAATGCAGAGCGGAGGAAGAAGCTGTGATAGCTAATCCAGAAGCTGAGAAAGTTTCCTCTAAACTCAACAAGAATGTGAACAACGAG GTGAATCTTGAAGTCCACGAGACTGGTGAGGGAGATTTCTTGATTCGTGTTGCGCAGGAGCATAAACAAGATGGATTCAAGAGGTTGATAGAAGCTGTAGATTCTTGTGGACTTGAGATCATCAATGTCAATGTCACCAGACTCGATCTCACAGTCATGACCATTCTCAATGTTAAG GCGAATAAATACGGAATTACACGTGAAGATCTGAGAGATTTGCTGTTCAAGATGATTATAACTTCAGTTGCAGTGTCTGTAAAACACTCTACATAA
- the LOC106308118 gene encoding polygalacturonase At1g48100-like, producing the protein MIMRKNLRMGSITIIMLMAVLVWSITLETCIARRGRHWRQNHRSSSDLSDSLLSKKPKSHSYHHSSHNNNHNHHHKSKPKPKPKLKTPPKSDHNKSPVVSPPPKVQPPSLPPPKGSKVFNVMDFGAKGDGKCDDTKAFEAAWAAACKVEASMMIIPPEYTFLVGPISFSGPYCQANIVFQIDGTIIAPTDSKSWGKGLMWWIDFTKLKGIKVQGKGVIDGRGSGWWQQDYPFIDGETKLIVPLNNSVPMPIRSEFDWKMPSIKPTALRFYGSVGVEVSGITIQNSPQCHLKFDNCVDVLVHDMAVSSPGDSPNTDGIHLQNTRDVLIHSSTLACGDDCISIQTGCSNVYIHNVNCGPGHGISIGSLGKDSTKACVSNITVRDVAMHNTMTGVRIKTWQGGVGSVKGILFSNIQLNEVQLPIVIDQFYCDHTTCKNQTSAVAVEGVTYERIKGTYTVKPVHFACSDDFPCVDVQLSGIELKPVQERYHMYDPFCWQTFGELNSPTLPPIDCLQIGKPARNRVQSDHDVC; encoded by the exons ATGATAATGAGAAAAAATCTAAGAATGGGAAGCATCACAATTATAATGCTAATGGCGGTTTTGGTCTGGTCTATAACTCTAGAGACCTGCATTGCTAGAAGAGGAAGACATTGGAGACAAAACCACCGAAGCTCCTCTGACTTGTCTGATTCCTTGCTAAGCAAGAAACCAAAAAGCCACAGTTACCACCACAGCTCTCACAACAACAACCATAATCATCACCACAAGTCTAAACCTAAACCAAAGCCAAAGCTGAAAACGCCGCCAAAAAGTGACCACAATAAATCTCCGGTGGTTTCACCGCCACCAAAAGTCCAACCACCGTCTCTTCCGCCGCCAAAGGGATCCAAAGTTTTCAATGTGATGGATTTTGGCGCAAAGGGTGATGGCAAATGTGATGACACTAAG GCGTTTGAAGCGGCTTGGGCAGCAGCTTGCAAAGTGGAGGCATCCATGATGATCATACCGCCTGAATACACTTTCCTTGTCGGTCCAATCTCATTCTCTGGTCCTTATTGTCAAGCTAACATTGTGTTTCAG ATTGATGGTACTATTATAGCTCCAACGGATTCAAAATCATGGGGAAAAGGGTTAATGTGGTGGATTGATTTCACAAAGCTGAAAGGAATCAAAGTACAAGGGAAAGGTGTTATTGATGGAAGAGGCTCAGGTTGGTGGCAACAAGATTACCCTTTCATTGATGGTGAAACCAAGCTCATTGTTCCCTTGAACAATTCTGTTCCAATGCCG ATAAGAAGTGAGTTTGATTGGAAAATGCCAAGCATCAAACCAACG GCACTAAGATTCTACGGGAGTGTTGGCGTGGAAGTGTCTGGTATAACGATCCAAAACAGTCCTCAATGTCACCTCAAGTTCGATAACTGCGTAGACGTTTTGGTACATGACATGGCCGTCTCTTCACCTGGTGACAGTCCAAACACCGATGGAATTCACCTCCAGAACACCAGAGATGTCCTCATTCACAGCTCAACTCTCGCTTGCG GAGATGACTGTATCTCGATCCAAACTGGTTGCTCAAATGTATATATACACAACGTAAACTGTGGACCAGGTCACGGCATCAGCATAGGTAGTCTCGGCAAAGACAGCACAAAAGCCTGCGTCTCAAACATAACAGTACGAGATGTGGCGATGCACAACACGATGACAGGGGTCAGGATCAAGACATGGCAAGGAGGAGTAGGATCAGTGAAAGGGATACTCTTCTCAAACATTCAACTCAACGAAGTCCAGCTTCCAATTGTGATAGACCAATTCTACTGTGACCATACCACATGTAAGAACCAGACATCAGCAGTTGCGGTTGAAGGAGTGACTTACGAGAGGATAAAAGGGACTTATACAGTGAAACCGGTTCATTTCGCATGCAGTGATGACTTCCCTTGTGTAGATGTGCAGCTATCTGGAATTGAGCTTAAACCGGTTCAAGAACGGTATCATATGTATGATCCTTTTTGTTGGCAGACGTTTGGTGAGCTCAATAGTCCTACACTTCCTCCTATTGATTGTTTACAGATTGGGAAGCCTGCTAGAAACAGAGTTCAGTCTGATCATGATGTATGTTGA